One window of the Lepeophtheirus salmonis chromosome 7, UVic_Lsal_1.4, whole genome shotgun sequence genome contains the following:
- the LOC121121774 gene encoding fringe glycosyltransferase: MEVRYGLVVFSVFMAILTLSLVMGRAGRYYDDEQLESLLSLKREEFSSSPYSKYDLKDIYISVKTSYQFHETRIPLILQTWFTLARQHIWFFTDKKDRDLETKTNGHLISTNCGTTHQRQDLCCKMAAEFDAFMESGRKWFCHFDDDNYVNVFALLRELQKYDHREEWYLGKPSLPGPFEMMDRFNTKNKIHFRFATGGAGICISHALANKMFETIGNGKFTSIGERIRLPDDVTFGYIIDNLFKTKLTVIDKFHSHLEPQRFIDVDNDEEKFRNQISFGYHRYGTEMNSLNIDGIFNEEDDPSRFKSLHCKLFPNFNWCPKKQRKNRYHR; this comes from the exons ATGGAAGTACGCTACGGACTTGTAGTCTTTTCTGTTTTCATGGCAATACTAACTTTGTCATTAGTGATGGGGAGAGCTGGACGATACTACGATGATGAACAATTGGAGTCATTATTATCTCTCAAAAGAGAGGAGTTCTCTTCCTCCCCTTATTCTAAATACGACctgaaagatatttatatatctgtTAAAACTTCCTATCAGTTCCATGAGACACGGATTCCTTTGATACTCCAAACATGGTTCACTCTCGCTCGTCAACACATTTGGTTCTTTACGGACAAAAAGGACAGGGATTTAGAAACTAAAACGA atgGTCATCTCATCTCTACAAATTGTGGCACAACGCATCAGAGACAGGATTTATGTTGCAAAATGGCTGCAGAGTTTGATGCTTTTATGGAATCTGGCCGAAA ATGGTTTTGCCATTTTGATGACGATAATTACGTCAATGTATTTGCACTTTTACGAGAACTTCAAAAGTACGATCACCGAGAGGAATGGTACTTGGGAAAGCCCTCTTTACCAGGTCCATTCGAAATGATGGATCGTTTTAATACCAAg AACAAAATACACTTTCGTTTCGCAACGGGAGGAGCTGGGATTTGCATTTCACATGCTCTGGctaataaaatgtttgaaactATTGGTAATGGGAAATTTACATCTATTGGAGAACGGATTCGCTTACCAGATGATGTGACTTTTGGATACATCATTGACaacttatttaaaacaaaattaacagtGATTGATAAGTTCCACTCACATCTTGAGCCTCAAAGATTCATTGACGTAGATAATGATGAAGAAAAGTTCCGCAATCAAATTTCTTTTGGATATCATCGCTACGGAACAGAAATGAATTCACTCAACATTGATGGGATTTTTAATGAAGAGGATGATCCCTCCAG ATTCAAGAGCTTGCATTGTAAACTATTCCCTAATTTCAATTGGTGCCCCAAGAAACAGAGGAAGAATCGTTATCACAGATAG